The Colletotrichum destructivum chromosome 8, complete sequence genome includes the window AATACTGCTTCCGCTATAATGCCCGTAATCGTGCCATGCGTCTCAACGAAGATGGAGAGCCCATCAACCTGGAGAACATGCCTCgtccgcaccgccgccgtcgcgagaagaagctgatgacgatggacgaggtCAACGACAAGTTCCCTATGACCAAGTACAAGACCTGGGTTGGCGAACGTGCGAGAGAGGGCCTTCCCACTGCCGGAGGCGTCTCTGCCCCGCCCAGTCGTGCAAACAGTCTTCGGTCTGCCGACGGTATCGTACCTGAGCTGCCCTCGAAGGAACGCGAGTCTACCGAAGATCGCCCCGCCACAGGCGCCAGCAACAAGCCCGTTACTTCCGAGAAGACGACCGAAGATACGGTTAAGAAGGAGGGCAACACCTCGACCACAACAGGCAACGCTGACGCCCCGCAATCCACACCTACTTCTGCCACTCCTCTTCAGCGCGTCAACagcgaagacgatgacgacgaagatgacgagcaTATCAACGCTGCCGTCCCCCCTGAGCTGATGGCAACCAGCGGTGACACCTGTGCTATCTGCATTGACACCCtggaggatgacgacgataTCCGCGGGCTGACTTGTGGCCACGCTTTCCACGCCGTCTGCGTCGACCCGTGGCTTACCAGCCGCAGGGCTTGCTGCCCTCTTTGCAAGGCAGACTATTACACCCCAAAGCCTCGTCCAGTCCCTGGCGAAGGCGATCCGAATGCCACAGGCGACATGGCCCGCACGGCGTCCCGTGCCAACATGCCCAACGCCCCTCCGGCTGCTTGGTACAGCCTGAGTGGCAACCGCCTGGGTTTCGGACGCAACAGAGGTAACCGGACTGCCAACACTCGTtccgaccgccgccgccgcgctcgccAGCAGGCCATGTCTGCATCTTCCAACCAAAATGCCTCGCAGGGCTCGCCGGACACGCCGCCCGTTGTCGAGAATCAGGAATCTCGTGGTctcctcgccaacatcaGACTGCCCGCATTCCGTAACCCCCTCCGACGTGGTGGAGATCAGCAATCTGGCAGCCCGACAACGGCTGCC containing:
- a CDS encoding Putative Zinc finger, RING-type, which gives rise to MAVIDQVLVEVSRFVVRQVSESASSLPAPSTAAPTSTFSETAPTTTATDNPSPTSNPGNGGGGGGGGGGSSNSPLLFFVALGFGVVFTNLWIIVGVKYCFRYNARNRAMRLNEDGEPINLENMPRPHRRRREKKLMTMDEVNDKFPMTKYKTWVGERAREGLPTAGGVSAPPSRANSLRSADGIVPELPSKERESTEDRPATGASNKPVTSEKTTEDTVKKEGNTSTTTGNADAPQSTPTSATPLQRVNSEDDDDEDDEHINAAVPPELMATSGDTCAICIDTLEDDDDIRGLTCGHAFHAVCVDPWLTSRRACCPLCKADYYTPKPRPVPGEGDPNATGDMARTASRANMPNAPPAAWYSLSGNRLGFGRNRGNRTANTRSDRRRRARQQAMSASSNQNASQGSPDTPPVVENQESRGLLANIRLPAFRNPLRRGGDQQSGSPTTAAGPNVTPSQLEAGTQTAPATTTTEAR